In Aeromicrobium marinum DSM 15272, one genomic interval encodes:
- a CDS encoding ABC transporter permease gives MTMTHDSATSEHDALTRPRRQLVSTLSGLGAKYGLIGLLVALVVFFSVLPSTGETFRSLGNAQAVMGNVSVVGIVAIAAVIPLIAGNIDFTVGATSGLCAAVVATFMSQHDWPMATAIAAAMTVALIVAIANATVVAVLHVNPFIVTLGASIFLSGLTQWYTGGRDLVGGISPVMTDFGSSTLWVIPAPFILLVAVVVAAWFVTTSTPAGRRLRAIGSNPDAAALVGVRVDRLVFLSLVASSLLAGVAGVLLVARNGGVPVGAGQDLLFPALAAAFLGATVLDPGRYNVLGTLIGVIFVAAAVSGLTLAGAAAWVPSFFNGAALVLAVLWSTLLARRRQT, from the coding sequence ATGACCATGACACACGACTCAGCAACGTCCGAGCACGATGCTTTGACCCGACCCCGCAGACAGTTGGTTTCGACCCTGTCGGGCCTGGGTGCGAAGTATGGCTTGATCGGGCTGCTTGTGGCGCTTGTGGTGTTCTTCTCGGTACTTCCCTCGACGGGCGAGACCTTCCGCTCACTCGGCAACGCTCAGGCGGTGATGGGCAACGTGTCAGTCGTCGGGATCGTTGCTATCGCGGCGGTCATCCCGCTCATCGCTGGGAACATCGACTTCACCGTCGGCGCGACCAGTGGATTGTGCGCAGCCGTGGTGGCCACCTTTATGTCACAACATGACTGGCCGATGGCGACCGCAATTGCCGCTGCGATGACGGTTGCTCTCATCGTGGCGATCGCCAACGCGACGGTCGTCGCCGTGCTCCACGTGAACCCCTTCATCGTCACCTTGGGTGCATCGATCTTCCTGTCGGGTCTGACCCAGTGGTACACCGGTGGTCGGGACCTTGTCGGCGGCATCAGTCCGGTGATGACCGACTTCGGGTCGAGCACGCTGTGGGTGATCCCAGCGCCGTTCATCCTGCTTGTCGCCGTGGTCGTCGCTGCTTGGTTCGTGACCACGAGCACTCCGGCCGGCCGGCGTCTCAGAGCAATTGGTTCCAACCCGGACGCAGCTGCCTTGGTGGGAGTCCGAGTGGACCGCTTGGTCTTCCTGTCCCTCGTCGCGTCAAGTCTCTTGGCCGGTGTTGCCGGAGTCCTGTTGGTCGCCCGGAACGGGGGAGTGCCGGTCGGCGCCGGCCAGGATCTGCTGTTCCCGGCGCTCGCCGCAGCGTTCCTCGGTGCGACGGTGCTGGACCCCGGCCGCTACAACGTCCTCGGCACCCTCATCGGAGTGATCTTCGTGGCAGCCGCAGTCAGCGGGCTCACTCTTGCCGGGGCGGCAGCCTGGGTCCCCAGCTTCTTCAACGGAGCCGCTCTGGTTCTCGCCGTCCTGTGGTCGACCCTCCTGGCTCGACGCCGACAGACCTGA
- a CDS encoding sugar ABC transporter ATP-binding protein, translating to MSKTYGGTTVLDRVDLSIRRGTIHALLGGNGSGKSTLIKILAGVVPGDSGEITVDGETHQVSQLTPHLSARLGFRFVHQDVGLIDDLTVAENIALVEGYPTGRAGRVDWRRLNSRAAALLDQFEVVAGPTELVGQLSPAQRTMVAVARALAGAPAGGSLLVLDEPTASLPDHEVDILLDYLRRRVAQGDTIIYVSHRLNEIRAIADDVTVLRDGQKVAGLPVASTDEQGLVELIAGRPVDRLYPERPADASARDVVLSVTGLTAGRLSDVSVTVRRGEIVGVAGLLGAGKSTLLRSIFGAGPEPQGGSVSVCGTSMAGLSTVQRMANGVGYVPEDRARDALMADLPISENLSIAALERHSRGGWLSKRSELDAADNLVADFKVKATGSAQSVGSLSGGNQQKVVLARWLQRLPDVLLLDEPTQGVDVVARADIYGLLDAAAQQGAGIVLASTDHEELAHVCDRVLVLVAGQVVADVSTRDIDATSIVALTYQAVNVS from the coding sequence GTGAGCAAGACGTACGGCGGCACCACCGTCCTGGACCGAGTCGACCTCTCCATCCGACGGGGCACCATCCACGCCCTCCTCGGTGGCAATGGCTCAGGCAAGTCCACACTCATCAAGATTCTCGCCGGGGTCGTTCCGGGGGACAGCGGCGAGATCACGGTGGATGGTGAGACTCATCAGGTCTCACAGCTGACCCCCCACCTGTCAGCAAGACTCGGCTTTCGGTTTGTGCATCAGGACGTCGGCTTGATCGACGACCTCACCGTCGCCGAGAACATCGCGCTCGTGGAGGGGTACCCGACGGGTAGGGCGGGCCGTGTTGACTGGCGACGACTCAACAGTCGGGCCGCTGCGCTACTCGATCAATTCGAGGTGGTCGCGGGTCCGACAGAACTCGTGGGACAACTTTCCCCGGCGCAACGCACCATGGTTGCGGTGGCGCGCGCACTCGCTGGTGCGCCCGCGGGTGGTTCACTGCTCGTTCTCGACGAACCTACCGCGAGCCTCCCCGACCACGAGGTCGACATCCTCCTGGACTACCTCAGGCGCCGAGTTGCTCAGGGCGACACCATCATCTACGTCTCCCATCGCTTGAACGAGATCCGCGCCATCGCCGACGACGTCACCGTCCTGCGCGACGGCCAGAAGGTGGCCGGACTGCCGGTCGCGTCGACCGATGAACAGGGGCTGGTCGAACTGATCGCCGGCCGGCCCGTTGATCGGCTCTACCCCGAGCGACCGGCCGACGCCTCGGCCCGCGACGTGGTCCTGTCAGTGACCGGCCTGACTGCGGGCAGGCTCAGCGACGTATCCGTGACCGTGCGGAGAGGCGAGATCGTGGGAGTGGCCGGACTTCTCGGCGCAGGAAAGTCGACACTCCTGCGATCGATCTTCGGTGCGGGACCGGAACCCCAAGGCGGATCCGTCTCGGTCTGCGGGACGTCGATGGCCGGGCTTTCGACCGTGCAGCGGATGGCCAACGGCGTCGGATATGTACCCGAGGACCGCGCCCGGGACGCGCTGATGGCGGACCTGCCGATCAGCGAGAACTTGTCAATCGCTGCCCTCGAACGACACAGCAGAGGTGGATGGCTCAGCAAGCGGTCCGAGCTCGATGCAGCGGACAACCTCGTAGCCGACTTCAAGGTCAAGGCCACCGGGTCAGCGCAGAGCGTGGGCTCTCTGTCGGGAGGCAACCAGCAGAAGGTGGTTCTGGCGCGTTGGTTGCAACGGCTACCTGATGTGCTCCTGCTGGATGAACCCACCCAAGGCGTCGATGTCGTCGCGCGTGCAGACATCTATGGACTGCTCGACGCGGCTGCCCAGCAAGGCGCCGGAATTGTGCTGGCCTCCACGGACCACGAGGAGCTGGCTCACGTGTGTGATCGCGTGCTGGTGCTGGTTGCCGGGCAAGTCGTCGCAGACGTCTCGACCCGCGACATCGATGCCACCAGCATCGTCGCGCTTACCTACCAGGCGGTGAACGTTTCATGA
- a CDS encoding sugar ABC transporter substrate-binding protein: MIRTSRRRIAVNSAGTSPVQSRRFGGLTRGLVVATALVVVASCGSTADSGTSDVAEPLTGLDALYEGTFHAPPEEAPPVPEDQSLWIVNCGEVATACSTAAAGATEAAEEIGWEARLCDGELNAGGAWANCIRQAIAANADALLLIAIDCGAIAQPLQEAASAGIPTVSSLGYDCDDPEIGEESLFTASVIPSDDYPTTAEYTIALGEARADWVRAVGGDEAEVIEVDFQGVLAGVYAHKGFTEGMSDCASCTIHSAPVTNQSIGTLRQTLESAILQNPEASFVTVTNDALVLLGSSQAVAGSPRRNELSLIGGEGAPPVLDLMRDGLGVSAVLAQSMTWFGYAGIDTIIRVLNDEDAAPAGLGFQLVDTQRGLPESGPYEPPVDFKEAYLAAWAAAE; encoded by the coding sequence GTGATCAGAACTTCGCGGCGGCGGATCGCCGTCAATTCGGCAGGAACCTCACCGGTTCAGTCCCGTCGATTCGGCGGCCTCACTCGCGGGCTTGTCGTTGCGACCGCCCTCGTTGTTGTTGCCTCATGTGGAAGTACCGCCGACAGCGGCACGAGCGACGTGGCGGAGCCGCTCACCGGCCTGGACGCGCTCTACGAAGGGACCTTCCACGCGCCGCCTGAGGAAGCGCCGCCCGTGCCTGAGGACCAGTCGTTGTGGATCGTCAACTGTGGCGAGGTGGCCACTGCCTGCTCGACAGCAGCGGCGGGAGCGACCGAGGCCGCCGAGGAAATTGGGTGGGAGGCACGTCTGTGTGACGGCGAGCTCAACGCCGGTGGTGCTTGGGCCAACTGCATCCGGCAGGCGATCGCAGCGAACGCCGATGCCCTCCTGCTCATCGCCATCGATTGCGGCGCCATCGCGCAGCCCCTCCAGGAGGCCGCGTCAGCAGGGATCCCCACAGTCTCCAGCCTCGGGTACGACTGTGATGATCCCGAGATCGGAGAGGAGTCGCTCTTCACGGCCTCGGTCATCCCGTCGGACGACTATCCGACCACCGCCGAGTACACGATCGCGCTCGGAGAAGCCCGCGCTGACTGGGTTCGCGCCGTTGGCGGCGACGAGGCCGAGGTCATCGAGGTCGACTTCCAAGGGGTTCTGGCCGGCGTGTACGCACACAAGGGCTTCACCGAAGGAATGAGCGACTGCGCCTCGTGCACGATTCATTCGGCACCCGTGACCAACCAAAGCATCGGCACACTGCGGCAGACCCTGGAATCGGCCATCCTCCAAAACCCGGAGGCATCGTTCGTCACTGTCACGAACGACGCGCTCGTCCTGCTCGGATCGAGCCAGGCAGTAGCGGGATCCCCGCGACGAAATGAGCTGTCCCTCATCGGTGGCGAAGGCGCACCGCCGGTGCTCGACCTCATGCGCGACGGGCTCGGTGTCAGCGCGGTGCTCGCTCAGTCCATGACGTGGTTCGGCTACGCCGGTATCGACACCATCATTCGCGTACTGAACGACGAGGACGCTGCACCGGCTGGCCTCGGCTTCCAACTGGTCGACACCCAGCGAGGGCTGCCCGAAAGTGGTCCGTACGAGCCGCCGGTCGACTTCAAGGAGGCCTACTTGGCTGCGTGGGCGGCGGCCGAGTGA
- a CDS encoding DUF2254 domain-containing protein, with protein sequence MTGRGVHLRDGFRTRLWPIPTLCVLWGLGLGLLLPWVDRLIGDGESDLIFGGGADAARTVLDTIAGSLITVTSLTFSLTVVTLQLASSQFSPRLLRTFTRDLVVQTTLGLFLGTFAYALTVLRSVRTATGGEEPFVPSVSVTVAYLLAAVSVLALVFFLAHLTRTIRVESLLRGVHQEASRLVERESGGDRITATDALAMVPAGALRVVATTSGFLCGVAERELVGVAREHDSVVLFERQPGDSVVAGTPLGWVWRTDGGPWDDAAREDLVTRAIATVTTGFERTGTSDVALGLRQLTDVAVKALSPGINDPTTAAHALGHSSALLCQLSLVPLGPRLLRDDDGTIRAVVAWPSLADLVAIAVEQPAHYGREDPLIMSRLFTLLRELAWTDGAHSTAPITAQLARLRRLVAATDLDPIDRQLLEAEAARVDDALAGRWERTGREH encoded by the coding sequence GTGACCGGGCGGGGGGTGCACCTGCGCGACGGCTTCCGGACCCGGCTGTGGCCGATCCCGACCCTGTGCGTGCTGTGGGGGCTGGGGCTCGGACTGCTGCTGCCGTGGGTCGACCGCCTGATCGGTGACGGGGAGTCGGACTTGATCTTCGGCGGTGGCGCCGATGCCGCGCGGACGGTGCTCGACACGATCGCCGGTTCGTTGATCACGGTGACGTCGTTGACGTTCTCGCTGACGGTCGTCACGTTGCAGCTGGCCAGCAGCCAGTTCTCGCCCCGGCTGCTGCGCACCTTCACCCGCGACCTGGTCGTGCAGACGACGCTGGGGCTGTTCCTCGGGACGTTCGCGTACGCGCTGACCGTGCTGCGGTCGGTCCGCACGGCCACCGGCGGCGAGGAGCCGTTCGTGCCCAGCGTCTCGGTGACCGTCGCGTACCTGTTGGCGGCCGTCAGCGTGCTGGCGCTGGTGTTCTTCCTGGCGCACCTGACGCGGACCATCCGGGTCGAGAGCCTGTTGCGTGGCGTGCACCAGGAGGCCTCGCGGCTGGTCGAGCGGGAGTCCGGGGGCGACCGGATCACCGCGACCGACGCGCTCGCGATGGTGCCGGCCGGCGCGCTGCGCGTGGTCGCGACCACGTCGGGATTCCTGTGCGGCGTGGCCGAGCGGGAGCTCGTCGGCGTCGCCAGGGAGCACGACTCGGTGGTGCTGTTCGAGCGGCAGCCGGGCGACTCCGTCGTGGCGGGCACTCCGCTCGGATGGGTGTGGAGGACCGACGGCGGGCCGTGGGACGACGCCGCCCGTGAGGACCTGGTGACCCGTGCGATCGCGACCGTCACCACCGGGTTCGAGCGGACGGGGACCTCGGATGTCGCGCTCGGCCTCCGGCAGCTGACGGACGTCGCGGTCAAGGCCCTCTCGCCGGGCATCAACGACCCCACGACGGCCGCGCACGCGCTGGGGCACTCGTCAGCCCTGCTGTGCCAGCTCAGCCTGGTGCCGCTCGGGCCGCGGCTGCTGCGCGACGACGACGGGACGATTCGCGCCGTCGTGGCGTGGCCGAGCCTGGCGGACCTGGTGGCGATCGCGGTCGAACAGCCGGCCCACTACGGCCGGGAGGACCCGCTGATCATGTCGCGGCTGTTCACCCTGCTGCGCGAGCTGGCGTGGACCGATGGTGCGCACTCAACGGCGCCGATCACCGCGCAACTGGCCCGGCTGCGCCGGCTGGTGGCCGCGACGGACCTCGATCCGATCGACCGGCAGCTCCTGGAGGCCGAGGCCGCCCGTGTCGACGACGCCTTGGCGGGACGGTGGGAGCGGACGGGCCGCGAGCACTGA
- a CDS encoding alanine/glycine:cation symporter family protein, with amino-acid sequence MDTSSIESGIDGFFSPVSEAVSNVIFYSVSIGGTDIPLIVGWLVLGALIFTIALKAIQGWGAGHAIALVRGRYGSDDDPGEVSHFQALTSAVSGTVGLGNIAGVAVAVSLGGAGATFWMIVAGLLGMCTKFVECTLGVKYREEHEDGTVTGGPFRYLPIAFERFGTPVAKTLTAVFAVSIFFFGAVGGNMFQANQTFAQARNVTGGDDGFLGSDGAALGFGIVLALLVGLVIIGGIKSIGRVTSRLVPAMAVIYISACLVVILGNFTSIPGAFEEIIVGAFSPEGVTGGFIGVLIIGFQRAAFSNEAGVGSAPIAHSAVKTRRPVTEGFVAMLEPFIDTVIICTMTALTIVIARPQSWLDAREAVANGETPSPDGVVLTSDAFESVVSWLPEVLAVAVALFAFSTLITWSYYTQKAWTTLFGRTAFTERSFQVIFCLFTVFGSVVTLSDVINLADAMLFLCALVNITGLYLLMPVVRRELKEYWEDRQAGRLVLKDDQVA; translated from the coding sequence ATGGACACCTCGTCGATCGAATCAGGGATCGACGGCTTCTTCAGCCCTGTCTCCGAAGCCGTCTCCAACGTCATCTTCTACTCGGTGTCCATCGGGGGTACCGACATTCCACTCATCGTCGGCTGGCTGGTGCTCGGCGCGCTGATCTTCACCATCGCGCTGAAGGCCATCCAGGGCTGGGGAGCGGGCCACGCCATCGCCCTCGTGCGCGGCCGCTACGGCAGCGACGACGACCCCGGTGAGGTGTCGCACTTCCAGGCGTTGACCTCGGCGGTCTCCGGCACGGTGGGGCTCGGCAACATCGCCGGTGTCGCCGTCGCGGTGAGCCTCGGCGGCGCCGGTGCCACCTTCTGGATGATCGTGGCCGGCCTGCTCGGCATGTGCACCAAGTTCGTGGAGTGCACCCTCGGGGTGAAGTACCGCGAGGAGCACGAGGACGGCACCGTGACCGGCGGCCCGTTCCGCTACCTGCCGATCGCCTTCGAGCGGTTCGGCACCCCGGTGGCCAAGACCCTCACCGCCGTGTTCGCGGTGTCGATCTTCTTCTTCGGTGCGGTCGGCGGCAACATGTTCCAGGCCAACCAGACCTTCGCGCAGGCCCGCAACGTCACCGGCGGCGACGACGGGTTCCTCGGCAGCGACGGCGCCGCCCTGGGCTTCGGCATCGTGCTCGCCCTGCTGGTGGGACTGGTGATCATCGGCGGCATCAAGTCGATCGGCCGGGTCACCTCGCGGCTCGTGCCGGCCATGGCGGTCATCTACATCTCGGCGTGTCTCGTGGTGATCCTGGGCAACTTCACGTCCATCCCGGGAGCCTTCGAGGAGATCATCGTCGGCGCCTTCTCGCCGGAGGGCGTGACCGGTGGCTTCATCGGCGTGCTGATCATCGGCTTCCAGCGGGCGGCGTTCTCCAACGAGGCCGGTGTCGGCTCGGCGCCCATCGCGCACTCGGCCGTCAAGACCCGTCGCCCGGTGACCGAGGGCTTCGTGGCGATGCTCGAGCCGTTCATCGACACCGTCATCATCTGCACCATGACCGCGCTGACCATCGTCATCGCCCGTCCGCAGTCGTGGCTCGACGCCCGTGAGGCCGTCGCCAACGGCGAGACGCCCAGCCCCGACGGCGTGGTGCTCACGTCGGACGCGTTCGAGAGCGTCGTGTCGTGGTTACCCGAGGTGCTGGCGGTGGCGGTCGCGCTGTTCGCGTTCTCGACCCTCATCACCTGGTCGTACTACACGCAGAAGGCCTGGACGACCCTGTTCGGCCGCACCGCGTTCACCGAGCGCTCCTTCCAGGTGATCTTCTGCCTGTTCACCGTGTTCGGCAGCGTGGTGACGCTCTCCGACGTCATCAACCTGGCCGACGCGATGCTGTTCCTCTGTGCGCTGGTCAACATCACGGGTCTCTACCTGCTGATGCCGGTGGTGCGCCGCGAGCTGAAGGAGTACTGGGAGGACCGGCAGGCGGGTCGCTTGGTGCTGAAGGACGACCAGGTCGCGTGA
- a CDS encoding CE1759 family FMN reductase: MTRVVVVSAGLSESSSSRLLADRIVASVRSHLDGATVEVVDLRPLAHEITDAVLTGFAPPRLQHVLDQVGQADALAFVTPVYQASYAGLFKMFADTLETDLLIGKPVLLAATGGTARHSLVIDSALRPLFAYLQAFVVPTGVFASPHDWSSEGTGALQARVDRAVAELASVLGGAGTGRTRDDDIDLFSETMLSISDPPRA; this comes from the coding sequence ATGACCCGCGTCGTGGTCGTCTCGGCCGGCCTCAGTGAGTCCTCCAGCAGCCGGCTGCTGGCCGACCGGATCGTGGCGTCGGTGCGCAGCCACCTCGACGGCGCCACGGTCGAGGTGGTCGACCTCCGGCCGTTGGCGCACGAGATCACCGATGCCGTCCTCACCGGTTTCGCCCCACCGCGCCTGCAGCACGTGCTCGACCAGGTCGGCCAGGCCGACGCTCTCGCGTTCGTCACGCCGGTCTACCAGGCGTCCTACGCCGGGCTGTTCAAGATGTTCGCCGACACGCTCGAGACCGACCTGCTCATCGGCAAGCCGGTGCTGCTCGCGGCGACCGGCGGAACCGCGCGGCACTCCCTGGTCATCGACTCCGCGCTGCGTCCGCTGTTCGCCTACCTGCAGGCGTTCGTCGTGCCGACCGGGGTGTTCGCGTCGCCGCACGACTGGAGCAGCGAGGGCACGGGGGCGCTCCAGGCGCGCGTCGACCGGGCGGTCGCCGAGCTGGCGAGCGTGCTCGGTGGGGCCGGCACAGGCCGGACCCGTGACGACGACATCGACCTCTTCAGCGAGACGATGCTGTCGATCTCGGACCCGCCGAGGGCCTGA
- a CDS encoding LLM class flavin-dependent oxidoreductase, protein MGSMQFGIFSVGDLTVDPTDGSIPTEHEKLKALVAIAKKVEDIGGDVFAIGEHHDAGFSTPSISTLHAYIAAQTERIILSTSIAHITTNDPVKMAEDYATLQHLSGGRADLVLGRGNTAPVYPWFGKDPSKGVELTIENYQLLRRLWDEDVVNWEGRFRTPLQGFTAIPRPLDGVAPFVWHGSIRTPEVAEIAAYYGDGYFANNIFWPKEHYIRLIDFYRQRYAHYGHGEPDQAIVGLGGQFFMRPNSQDAINEFRPYFDNAPVYGHGPSLEDFQAQTPLTVGSPQEVIEKTLAFADYFGDYQRQMFLVDHAGLPLKTVLEQLDLLGEILPTLRAEFDARRPAHVPDAPTHANRVAARDAAAAEVSA, encoded by the coding sequence ATGGGCAGCATGCAGTTCGGGATCTTCAGCGTCGGCGACCTGACCGTCGACCCGACCGACGGCTCGATCCCGACCGAGCACGAGAAGCTCAAGGCGCTGGTCGCGATCGCCAAGAAGGTCGAGGACATCGGCGGCGACGTCTTCGCGATCGGCGAGCACCACGACGCCGGGTTCTCCACGCCGTCGATCAGCACGCTGCACGCCTACATCGCCGCGCAGACCGAGCGGATCATCTTGTCGACGTCGATCGCGCACATCACGACGAACGACCCGGTCAAGATGGCCGAGGACTACGCGACCCTGCAGCACCTGTCCGGCGGCCGCGCCGACCTGGTGCTCGGACGCGGCAACACCGCGCCGGTCTACCCCTGGTTCGGCAAGGACCCGTCCAAGGGGGTCGAGCTGACCATCGAGAACTACCAGCTGCTGCGCCGCCTGTGGGACGAGGACGTCGTCAATTGGGAGGGCCGGTTCCGCACCCCGCTGCAGGGGTTCACCGCGATCCCGCGGCCGCTCGACGGCGTGGCGCCGTTCGTCTGGCACGGCTCGATCCGCACGCCCGAGGTCGCCGAGATCGCCGCGTACTACGGCGACGGGTACTTCGCGAACAACATCTTCTGGCCCAAGGAGCACTACATCCGGCTGATCGACTTCTACCGCCAGCGCTACGCCCACTACGGTCACGGCGAGCCGGACCAGGCGATCGTCGGCCTGGGCGGCCAGTTCTTCATGCGGCCCAACAGCCAGGACGCGATCAATGAGTTCCGCCCGTACTTCGACAACGCCCCCGTGTACGGGCACGGGCCGTCGTTGGAGGACTTCCAGGCGCAGACCCCGCTGACCGTCGGCAGCCCGCAGGAGGTCATCGAGAAGACGCTCGCCTTCGCCGACTACTTCGGCGATTACCAGCGGCAGATGTTTCTCGTCGACCACGCCGGTCTGCCCCTGAAGACCGTGCTCGAGCAGCTCGACCTGCTCGGCGAGATCCTGCCGACCCTGCGCGCGGAGTTCGACGCTCGCCGGCCCGCGCACGTGCCGGACGCCCCCACCCATGCCAACCGGGTCGCCGCCCGCGACGCGGCCGCCGCGGAGGTCTCGGCATGA
- a CDS encoding nucleoside deaminase: protein MRLALEEARAALDTGDVPVGAVVLDPAGDVIGRGRNTRERDGDPLGHAEVVALREAAERTGQWRLEGCTLVVTLEPCTMCAGALVGARVDRLVFGAWDDKAGAVGSLWDVVRDRRLNHRPEVVSGVLADESATLLREFFASHR from the coding sequence ATGCGGCTGGCGCTCGAGGAGGCGCGGGCCGCGCTCGACACCGGCGACGTGCCGGTCGGGGCCGTGGTGCTGGACCCGGCCGGTGATGTCATCGGCCGCGGCCGCAACACCCGCGAGCGTGACGGCGACCCGCTGGGTCATGCCGAGGTGGTCGCGCTCCGCGAGGCCGCCGAGCGTACGGGGCAGTGGCGGCTCGAGGGCTGCACCCTGGTGGTGACGTTGGAGCCGTGCACGATGTGTGCCGGGGCGCTCGTGGGCGCCCGGGTCGACCGGCTGGTGTTCGGCGCATGGGACGACAAGGCGGGTGCGGTCGGGTCGCTCTGGGACGTGGTGCGCGACCGCCGGCTCAACCACCGGCCGGAGGTCGTCAGCGGCGTCCTCGCCGACGAGTCCGCGACCCTGCTGCGTGAGTTCTTCGCCTCCCACCGGTAG
- a CDS encoding tRNA adenosine deaminase-associated protein, whose product MTAHVAEHRETIMAEDDVDFALVAYHDDGRWELAEVSPALGEDIDAFLPTLQRFPSDVGVIGLVSVSDEFFVIVRSTGDEVRLLLSDATMADLWSLATGVAEMLDLPEVTDEDEPAPAGDLAILADLGLSSAELELLCSDDDLYPDDVLADVAKRLGFGEAFEAIVG is encoded by the coding sequence ATGACCGCGCACGTCGCCGAGCACCGGGAGACCATCATGGCCGAGGACGACGTCGACTTCGCGCTGGTCGCGTACCACGACGACGGCCGGTGGGAGCTGGCCGAGGTGAGCCCGGCGCTGGGCGAGGACATCGACGCCTTCCTGCCGACGTTGCAGCGGTTCCCGTCCGACGTGGGCGTGATCGGTCTGGTGTCGGTCTCCGACGAGTTCTTCGTGATCGTGCGGTCGACCGGCGACGAGGTGAGGCTGCTGCTCTCGGACGCCACGATGGCCGATCTCTGGTCACTGGCCACCGGCGTGGCCGAGATGCTGGACCTGCCCGAGGTGACCGACGAGGACGAACCCGCGCCCGCCGGCGACCTGGCGATCCTGGCCGACCTCGGGCTCAGCTCGGCCGAGCTGGAGCTGTTGTGCTCCGACGACGACCTGTACCCCGACGACGTGCTGGCCGACGTCGCCAAGCGCCTGGGCTTCGGGGAGGCGTTCGAGGCGATCGTCGGGTGA
- the upp gene encoding uracil phosphoribosyltransferase, producing MQVHVADHPLIDHKLTVLRDERTDSPTFRRLTEELVTLLAYEATRDVRVEPVDITTPVTTTTGVRLSTPRPLVVPILRAGLGMLEGMQRLLPTAEVGFLGMIRDESTLEASTYAERLPEDLAGRQCYVLDPMLATGGTLAAAIEFLVRRGADHITAVTLLAAPEGIERLEAELAAVDVPVLLVTAALDERLNDLGYIVPGLGDAGDRLYGVAH from the coding sequence ATGCAGGTCCACGTCGCCGACCACCCACTCATCGACCACAAGCTGACGGTGCTGCGCGACGAGCGCACGGACTCACCCACGTTCCGGCGGCTCACCGAGGAGCTCGTGACGCTGCTCGCGTACGAGGCCACGCGCGACGTGAGGGTCGAACCGGTCGACATCACGACGCCGGTCACCACCACCACGGGCGTACGACTCTCGACCCCCCGGCCCCTCGTCGTGCCCATCCTGCGCGCCGGGCTCGGCATGCTGGAGGGGATGCAGCGGCTGCTGCCCACCGCCGAGGTCGGCTTCCTGGGCATGATCCGCGACGAGTCGACCCTCGAGGCCTCCACCTACGCCGAGCGGCTGCCCGAGGACCTCGCCGGCCGCCAGTGCTACGTGCTCGACCCGATGCTCGCGACCGGCGGTACCCTTGCCGCGGCGATCGAGTTCCTCGTCAGGCGCGGGGCCGACCACATCACCGCCGTCACCCTGCTCGCCGCTCCCGAGGGCATCGAACGGCTCGAGGCCGAGCTGGCCGCCGTCGACGTGCCGGTGCTGCTGGTCACCGCGGCCCTCGACGAACGCCTCAACGACCTGGGCTACATCGTGCCCGGCCTCGGCGACGCGGGCGACCGCCTCTACGGCGTCGCCCACTGA